In Deferribacter desulfuricans SSM1, the following are encoded in one genomic region:
- a CDS encoding glycosyltransferase family 4 protein has product MKKIKNIGFVSTRIAGTDGVSLEIEKWAHVLERNNYNCFYFAGECDRDPNVSFIAPLAHFQHPEIKELNSKLFGTRKRDHETSLKVSELKEYLKIRLYDFVNKYDIHLLIPENALTIPMNIPLGLALTEFIAETCFPTIAHHHDFYWERDRFLVNAAKDYLDRGFPPDLKSITHVVINSIASEQLSLRKGISNFVIPNVYNFAEPPKPIDPKICSEIRQIAGLSEDDLFVLQPTRIVPRKWIERAVEIVYMMKLKNSKLIISHASGDEGDIYYERVKNYAKLLGVEIVGIDDYIGTERCREVGEKKYTIGDIYQCADIITYPSGYEGFGNAFLETIYFKKPIIVNRYSIFITDIEPFGFDVFKFDGFVTEKIVDEALKVISDKHRLNEMVEKNYNIALKHFSYEVLERKLLNIIKIVESECI; this is encoded by the coding sequence ATGAAAAAGATTAAAAATATAGGTTTTGTTTCTACACGTATTGCAGGTACTGATGGAGTTTCATTAGAAATTGAAAAATGGGCGCATGTTTTAGAACGTAACAATTACAACTGTTTCTATTTTGCTGGTGAATGTGATAGAGACCCAAATGTATCTTTTATAGCACCTTTAGCACACTTTCAGCATCCAGAAATAAAAGAGTTAAACAGTAAGCTGTTTGGAACAAGGAAAAGAGACCATGAAACATCGCTTAAAGTTTCAGAATTGAAAGAATACTTAAAGATTAGATTGTATGATTTTGTAAATAAATACGATATTCATCTATTAATACCCGAAAATGCTTTAACTATACCTATGAATATCCCTTTAGGATTGGCATTAACTGAATTTATTGCAGAAACTTGCTTTCCAACAATTGCTCATCATCACGATTTTTATTGGGAAAGGGATAGGTTTCTTGTTAATGCAGCAAAAGACTATTTAGATAGAGGGTTTCCTCCTGATTTAAAATCGATAACACATGTAGTAATAAACAGCATAGCGTCAGAGCAACTAAGCCTTAGAAAAGGGATATCTAATTTTGTTATACCAAATGTTTACAATTTTGCAGAGCCTCCTAAACCTATAGACCCCAAAATTTGCTCTGAAATTCGTCAGATTGCTGGTTTAAGCGAAGATGACCTCTTTGTATTACAGCCAACAAGAATTGTTCCTAGAAAATGGATAGAAAGAGCTGTAGAAATTGTTTATATGATGAAACTAAAAAACTCTAAATTAATAATTTCTCATGCATCAGGGGATGAAGGTGATATCTATTATGAGAGAGTAAAAAACTATGCAAAGCTTTTAGGGGTAGAGATAGTTGGAATAGATGATTATATCGGAACTGAAAGGTGTAGGGAAGTTGGTGAGAAAAAATACACAATCGGTGATATTTATCAATGTGCTGATATCATAACCTACCCTTCAGGTTATGAAGGATTTGGAAATGCCTTTTTAGAAACAATTTATTTTAAAAAGCCAATAATTGTAAATAGATACTCTATTTTTATAACTGATATTGAGCCATTTGGGTTTGATGTTTTTAAATTTGATGGTTTTGTGACAGAAAAGATAGTTGATGAAGCTCTAAAAGTTATTTCTGATAAGCATCGATTAAATGAGATGGTTGAAAAAAACTATAATATTGCATTAAAACACTTCTCTTATGAAGTTTTAGAAAGAAAGCTGCTAAACATTATAAAAATAGTGGAGAGTGAGTGCATATAA